The following proteins come from a genomic window of Nicotiana tomentosiformis chromosome 12, ASM39032v3, whole genome shotgun sequence:
- the LOC104114772 gene encoding uncharacterized protein At4g22758-like translates to MSERHLGRRIPMCERASSSSVQKPSFPTRRTSKQHRKRKTIERCKSEPCLWRVNGVGDNEDDRRDVTTSLEVLLRPQTCSNIFFSPDYLNNVSSPQGSRGYNKDAKVVVNVTVEGTPGPIRTMVKLGSSVDETIRFVLSKYREEGRSPHLDKSSPSSFKLYSSYFSLESLSNTDMIGDVWSRSFYLRKSNSNGNNSRNAEIATEITSMEANSNPIIVVINKIIRTSKLWKFLGCIRCFG, encoded by the exons ATGTCGGAAAGACATCTCGGACGAAGAATTCCAATGTGCGAGAGAGCTAGTAGTAGCAGTGTACAAAAACCGTCATTTCCCACGCGACGAACATCAAAGCAGCATAGGAAGAGAAAAACTATAGAAAGATGTAAATCTGAGCCTTGTCTTTGGAGGGTTAATGGAGTTGGTGATAATGAAGATGATCGTCGAGATGTGACGACGTCGTTGGAGGTTCTTTTGCGGCCACAAACTTgttcaaatatatttttttcgcCGGATTATTTGAATAATGTTTCATCTCCGCAAGGTTCTCGG GGGTACAATAAAGATGCAAAAGTTGTGGTTAATGTCACAGTTGAGGGCACTCCTGGACCAATTCGAACCATGGTCAAGTTAGGGTCCAGTGTCGACGAGACCATAAGATTTGTGCTAAGCAAATATAGAGAAGAAGGCCGCAGTCCTCATCTTGATAAAAGTTCGCCTTCATCATTCAAATTATACTCTTCTTACTTCAGTCTTGAGA GTTTGAGTAATACAGATATGATTGGAGATGTGTGGAGCAGAAGCTTTTATCTTCGCAAGAGTAATAGTAATGGAAATAATTCAAGAAATGCAGAAATAGCAACGGAGATTACTTCAATGGAGGCAAATTCTAATCCAATTATTGTTGTGATCAATAAAATCATTAGAACAAGCAAGCTTTGGAAATTCCTTGGTTGCATACGGTGTTTTGGATAA